GACAGTTCCAGCGCGCGGCTCGATGCGGCGTCGCTCTGCTCGCGCTTGCCACCATCCCGACGCCGGGCCTCGCCCAAACCGGCGAGCCGACCAGGCTCCTGCGATTCCCCGATCTCGCGGGCGATCGAGTCGCGTTCACCTACGCGGGCGACATCTGGCTCGCGCCTGCAGCCGGCGGCACGGCGACCCGCCTCACCTCGCACCCGGGCCTGGAACTGTTCGCCAAGTTCTCGCCGGACGGCCAGTGGATCGCCTTCACCGGCCAGTACGACGGCGACGAACAGGTGTACGTCGTGCCGGCGGCCGGCGGCGCGCCACGACAGCTGACCTTCTACCCCGCCGCCGGGCCGCTGGCGCCGCGCTGGGGCTACGACTACCAGGTCTACGGCTGGTCGCCGGACGGCGAGTCCGTGCTGTTCCGGTCGCTTCGCGACGGCTGGGACCTCGGCGACACGAAGCTCTTCCTGGTCGACGTCTCCGGCGGGCTGCCGCGGGCGCTGCCGATGCCCGAGTCGGGCGGCGGCGATCTCTCGCCCGACGGCAAGCGCGTCGTCTACTCGCCGGTGACGCGGGACTTCCGGCACTGGAAGCGCTACGAGGGAGGCTGGGCGCAGGACCTCTGGATCCTCGACATCGAGAGTCTGGAGTCGATCCAGGTCACGAACCACAAGCGCTCCGACCGCGACCCGATGTGGATCGGCGACACCATCTACTTCTCGTCCGACCGCGACGGCACCCTGAACCTCTACGCCTACGACACGGCCTCGGGCGACATCGAGCAACTCACCGAAGAGGACCGCTGGGACGTACGCTGGCCCAGCGCGGACAAGGCGAACCGGCGCATCGTCTACGAGAAGGCCGGCTCGCTCGAGATCTTCGACACCGCCTCCGGCAGCGCGAGGGCCGTCCCCGTGCACGTACCGACGGACCAGCTCGCCCGCCGGCCAAGCAGGGTCTCGGCGTCAAACCGGGTCTCCGGCTACTCGCTCAGCCCGAAGGCGAAGCGCGCCGCCTTCTCCGCCCGCGGCGACATCTTCAGCGTGCCGGTCGAGCACGGACCGACCCGCAACCTGACCCACAGCTCGGGCGCCAACGACCGCGACCCCGCCTGGTCGCCCGACGGCCGGCGGATCGCCTTCACCTCCGACCGCAGCGGAGAAACCGAGATCTGGGTGGTGGACCAGGACGGCAGCAGCGAACCGGTGCAACTCACCGAAGGCAGCGTCGGCCGCCACTACAACAACCTGCTCTGGTCGCCCGGCAGCGACCGCATCGCCTTCATCGACCAGCAGGGACGGCTCGGCATCGTCGAGGCAGGCGACCGGACGGGCGACGGCGCCGCGACCGGGCCGCGGGAGGTCATCGAGGTCGCCGACGACTCCCGGCCCTTCGGCACCAGCTACGACTGGTCGCCGAAAGGGGACTACCTGGCAGTCGAACTCGGCGACCCGAACGAGTTCGGCTCGATCCACCTGTTCGAGGTCGAGAACCGGACGCTCACCCGCGTGACGTCCGAGATGTGGAATGACTTTTTTCCCGTCTTCGGCGCGGGCGGCGACTACCTCTTCTTCCTCTCCGACCGGCAGTTCCAGCCACAGATCGGCAGCTTCGAGTACAACTATGCCGCGGATCGCGAGACGTACATCTACGCGCTCGCCCTGCGCGAGGACACGGCCCATCCCTTCCCGCCGCGGAGCGACGAAGTCGAGATCGAGGAAGAAGAGGAAGACGACGACGCGGAAGGCGAGGAGGACGGCGACGGCGGCAAGGAGCACGAAAGCGACGCCGACAGCGACGACGAAGAAGACGACATCGAGGACGACGGAAAGGACGGCGACCGGATCGACCTCGACGGCATCGCAGGGCGCGTGGCCCGCGTCCCGGTCGACGCGGACAACTACTTCGGCCTGGGCGCGGCCGAAGGCAAACTGCTCTACGTGCGCGGGGGCGCCGGCTACCTGGGCCGCTCCTCCGACGTGCAGACCGAGGTCTTCTCGTACGACCTGAAGGCGCGAGAGAGCAAGAGCCTGGCCAAGGGCATCGGCGGTCTGGTCCTCTCCGGCGACCGCAGGAAACTGCTGGTCAGCGAACGCGGCAGCTTCCGGCTCCTCGACGTTGGCGGCGGCGAGGCGAAGACCATCTCCCTCGCCGGCCTGACCATCGACCGCGTGCCGGCCGACGAGTGGGTCCAGATCTTCGACGAGGTGTGGCGGCGGTTCCGGGACTTCTTCTACGCCCCGAACATGCACGGTTACGACTGGGAAGCGCTGCGCGAGCAGTACCGCCCCCTGCTCGCCCACGTCGGCCATCGCAGTGACCTGAACTACCTGATGAGCGAGATGGTCGCCGAGCTCAACGTCTCCCACGCCTACGTCAGCGGCGGCGACTACGAGGCACCGGACCGGCCACGCGCCGCCCTGCTCGGCGCCCGCTTCGAGCTCGACGAGGACGCCGGCCGCTACCGGATCGCCCGCATCTTCGAAGGCCAGAACGAGGAGCCACGCTACCGCTCGCCGCTGACCGAGATCGGCGTCGGCATCGACGCGGGCGACTACCTGTTCGCGATCCAGGGCCGCGAGCTGACCCCGGACACGAATCCGTTCCAGCTTCTGCGCGAGGCCGGGCGGGGATCGCTGGAACTGACCGTCGGTTCGAGCCCCGACCGCGGCGAGGCGAGGAACGTCCTCGTCGATCCGATCGCGAGCGAGGACGCGCTGATCTATCTCGCCTGGACCGAACGGAGCCGCAGGATCGTCGAGGAGCTCGGCGGCGGTCGGATCGGCTACCTCCACATCCCCGACATGTCGGCGAGCGGCATCCGGGAGTGGATCAAGTGGTACTACGGCCAGGTCCGCAAGGACGCCATGGTCGTCGACGTCCGCTCGAACGGCGGCGGCAACGTGTCGCCCATGATCATCGAACGCCTGCGGCGCGAGACGCTGATGCTCGACTTCGAGCGCAACCGGGATTCCGTCGACACCTCGCCCGGGGGCGTCTTCCACGGTCACCTCGTCTGCGTGATCGACGAGGACACCGCCTCGGACGGCGACCAGTTCGCGTACCAGTTCCGCCGCGCGGGCTTAGGGGCCATCGTCGGCAAGAGGAGCTGGGGCGGCGTGGTCGGCATCTACGGCCGGGCGCCGCTCATCGACGGCGGCTCGGTCAACGTGCCCGAGGCCGGCTCCGCCGACCCGGAGGGCAACTGGGTGATCGAGGGCTACGGCGTCGACCCGGACATCGAGGTCACGAACCTGCCCCGGGACATCCTCGAGGGGCGCGACCCGCAACTCGCGAAAGCCGTCGAGCTCCTGCTCGAGAAGCTGGCCGAGGATCCACGGACGCTGCCCGGCCGTCCAGCCGACCCGATCAAGACCCCGTAACGTTCAGGAGAATCCCGTGTCGAAGAGCCTCCACCTCCTCCTCGCCGCAACCTTCGCAGCAGCGCCCGCGATTGCGGCCGAATCGAACGACTGGCCCGGTTTCCGCGGTACCGACGGCAGCGGCATCGCCCGTTCCGGCCCCGGCCCGGCAGCCGACCTCGACCTGGACCGCCACCTCCTCTGGAAGGCGAAGATCGAGGGCCGCGGTCACTCGTCGCCCGTAATCTCGGACGGCAGGGTGTTCCTGACCACCGCCATCGTGGGCGACCTGATTCCCGGGGCCGGACCGCCAGAGCACAGCTTCGGGGGCCAGCCCTTCAAGCACCCGCAATCGGTCGACGGAAACCGCCACCACACGATGAGGGTGATCGCCCTGGACGCCGAACAGGGCGACCTGCTCTGGTCCCACACGGCCTACGCCGGACGCGTCTACGACGACCGTCACTCCGATTCCTCCTACGCCTCGCCCACCCCGGTCACCGACGGTGAGCGGGTCTACGCCTACTTCGGTTCGGAAGGCGTCTACGCGTACACGGTCGATGGCGAGCCGGTGTGGGAGCGCGACATCGGCGACATCAAGACGGTCGGCCTCGGCGTCGGCACCTCGCCGGTGCTGCACGACGGCCTGCTCATCGTCTTGGCCGACGAGGACAGCGGCGACGACTCCTTCATCGTCGCACTCGATGCCGCCACAGGCGAGGAGGTCTGGAAGCGCGACCGGCCGGTGCAGGCGAGCTGGGCAACACCCGTCCCGGTCGAGCACGAGGGGCAGAAGCAGTTGCTGACCACCGGCTACGAGTACGTCATCGCCTACGACCCGGCGGACGGCAGCGAACTCTGGCGGGCCACCGGCCTTCAGAACAACGCGATCCACATCCCGATGACGGTGGACCACCTGGCCGTGTTCACCTCCGGGTATCCGGGCAAAGTCGTCTTCGCCATCCCGCTTGCCAGTCGCGGCGATCTGACCGGCGACGACCCGCGTGTTTGGACCTACCGCAAGGGCACCGGCTACGTGCCCTCGAACCTGCTCTACGACGGACTCCTCTACCTGACCAACGACGGCGGCGTGATCACCTGCCTCGACGCCCGCACCGGCGAAGTCGTCTACGAGGGAGGCCGGCTGCCGATCCGCGGCCGCTACTCGGCCTCCATGGTCGGCGGCGGCGGCCGCATCCTGATGGTCAACACGGACGGCGACGCGGCGCTCTTCCGCGCCGGCCGGGAGCACGAGGTGCTCGGCAGCTTCTCGCTCGGCGAGTCGGTCTGGGCAACGCCGGCGATCGTCGGCGATCGGCTGTACATCCGCGGCAGTGAGCACCTGTTCGCGCTCGGGCCGCCAACCGAAGAAGGGGCAGCCGCAACGGGGGGCCGCAGCGACGCACCCTGACGCAACGGCGCGATGTGAGCCCCGCACGATCCAGCACCGAGCTTCCGGCGACGAGGCCCGCCGGGCGAGTCGCCGTCCTGCTGCCATGCCTCAACGAGGAGGCGACGATCGGGAGCGTGGTTGGCCAGTTTCACACTGCCCTGCCCGAGGCGTCGATCTACGTCTGCGACAACGGATCGGAAGATGCCACCGCCGAGGCCGCCCGTAGGGCCGGCGCCGAGGTCCTCGTCGAGGAGGAACGCGGCAAGGGCCGGGCCGTCCGCCGCCTGTTCCGCGAGGTGGACGCCGACGTCTTCCTGATCGCCGACGGTGACGGCACCTACGACGCCGGCAGCGCCGGGCGTCTCGTGTCCACCCTGGCCGGGCGCTACCTGGACATGGTCGTGGCGGTCCGCCGGAGCACGGAGCCAGGCGCCTACACGCCGATCCGGCGCCTTGGCAACCGCCTCTTCAGCCTGCTCGCCCGGTGGCGCTGCCACCGAGCCGTCCGCGACCTGCTCTCCGGGTACCGTGCCTTCTCCCGCCGGTACGTCGACGCCTTCCCCGCCCACTCCGACGGCTTCGAGGTCGAGACCGAGATGACCCTATTCGCCGCGTCGGCGGGAATGGCCTGGGACGAAATCGAGTGCCCCTACTTCGCGCGCCCGCCAGGGTCGCGAAGCAAACTGCACGCCTTTCGGGACGGTCTCCGGATCCTCCAAACGCTGCTCTGGGCGCCCGCCGCGGCCGCGGGTGAGCAGCGCCTCGGAGGCTTGCGAGCCGCCGTCCTGGTAGCCGCGGTGACGATCGTCGCCACAGCCTCCTTCCTCAGCCTCAACTGGCTCGCGGCTACCGCCGACCCAGAGCCCGTTGCCGACGCTCTCCGGGCCTCGTACGAGCACCCGGAACGCACTCTCGAGGACTCCGCCGAGCGCTTCAACGACTGCCTGCTGAGCCTGATGGCGCTCGACCGCGGCGGCACGCTCGGCGAACGCACCGTCTCGCCCCGGCGCGTCTACCGCTACACCCGGCCCCAGCGCCCCTGCGACGCCCTCGAGCAGCGCCTGAGCCTGGGCGCGGTCGACGACTCGGACTACCTGACCGTCTTCTACCACCAGTACTGGGCCGGCCAACGGGTGATGCTGCAGTGGCTGCTGCCGCCGCTCGGCGTCGACGGCCTGAGACGAACGCTGCGCATGCTGACGTTCGGCCTGCTCGGGCTCGGGTTCGTCGGCGCGCTGGGACGCACGGTCCTGCTCTTCACCAGGCGCGAACCCGAAAGCGGTTCCCGAGAGGGCGCCGGCAACCCGAAACACTGGCGCGAGCACCTCTTCCAGGCAACCGCCCTCGCCGCCCTCTTCCTCTGCCTGTTCCTGTTCCTCGACCTGGACCGTCGCGCGGGGAGCTTCACCACCGGTGCCTCCAACCTCCTGACTCTCGCCCTGCTCGTCGCGGTGCCGGCCTTCGGGATCGCCAACTGGAAACCAGGACGCCAGGTCCTCCTCTTCGCTGGCTTCGGCGCCGCGATCGCCTACCACGAGCTCCTCTTTGGCAGCGCCCTGATCGGCCTGGTCTGCGTGCTCCTCGCCCTCTCCACGGCGCCGCCCCCCGTCCACGCCACGGTCGCGGTCGCCCGGAACTGGTGGCCCGCCCTCTACCTGCGCTGCGGCGGCGCCTACGTCGGCTCTCTCTCCGCCGTCTTCCTGCTCCGCGTCGTCATCGCCGAGTTCGTGTTCAGGGAGCCGGTGCTGTTCAAGTTCTGGGATCAACTCACGCACCGGCTCTACGGAGCGCCCCGCAGCTCGATCCATCCCGATATCGACGTCTTCTACGCCTCCCGGCCGACCATGGAGAGGTTCCTCGAACGGGTCGGAAACAACCTGGGCACCGTTGGCTTCGGCTCGACCGCGGTCGCTCTCATCCTGATCGGCGGTGCGGCACTGACCCTGATCGCCGCGACGGTCCTCGTCCTGAAGCGGCGACGTTCCCTGGAAGAGCCCTGGCGCTGGCTCGGCGTTCTCGCCGCCGGCTGGTGCGTTCCCGCGTGGTACGTCGTCTTCTCTGCCCACTCGATGGCGCACGTGCCGGTGGCGATCCGCCTGCTGGCGCTGCCCTACGCCGCAGCGGCGATCCTGATCGTGGGCGCCGCGGTGTTCGGCCGGCGATCCGTGGTTGCCTGAAAGCTCGGAGTCGGGCGGCTGGTCTCTCGGAATCGATACAGGGAGAGGCAACCATGAGGGCATATCTCGACTTCGTCAGCGCAACTCTCGTTCTCGGCCTCACGCTGGCAACGACCCTCGTTCTCCTGTTCGCGGTGTTCCCGGCGCTGCCCATCGGAGGCGAAATGCTCGATGTAAAGGCGGGCTACACGCACCAGGAGGTCATCGCCGAGATGGAAAGCTACGGCGACCAGGGGCGACGAGTGTACGCATGGTCCGCAGCGACGTTGGACACGTTGCTGCCGCTCGTCTATGCCAGCTTCCTTGCCGGGTTTGTCTTCCGGTTCCGGCCAACGGAACGGGCCTGGAGGCTGGCCTGGCTGCCCCTGGTGGCGGGAGCGCTCGATCTTCTCGAAAACGTCCAGATCATCGTCATGCTGACTCGTTACCCGGACGTTTCCGCGGAGCAGGTGGCGATCGCGTCGCTGTTCACCCGGTCGAAGGCGTCCGCGCTCCTGCTCTGCCTCGCGTTGGCCGTGGTGCTGGCGATTGCCGCGGCCATCCGGCGCAGCCGCCGGGCGCCTGATCGGGCCCCGTAGCCGCAGGCTCCCTCACTGCCAGTCCTCCACCGAGAGTCCGCTCACACGCCGAAACTCGCCGACGTTGTTCGTCACCAGAGTCAGGCCAAGCGCCCTTGCGTGCGCGGCGATCAGCAGGTCATTGAAGCCGATCGGCCGACCTGATCCTTCGAGTTCGCTCCGGATCTCACCGTAGTGGCGGTCGACGGGTTCCTCGAGCGGCAAGACGTCAATGGCCGACAAGACAGCCTCCAACTGTCGTGTGAGTCGCGAAGACCCGCGACGCTCAGCACCGTACCGGAGCTCGGCCGCCACGATCACGTTGATGGCGAAGCTACCGGGCTCGAGTGCCGCGACTCGCTGAGCGACCTGACCGTCGGGCCGTCGAATCAGTTGGGACACGGCGTTCGTGTCCAGCAGGTACCGCAACACGGCCCGACTGAATCAGAGGAGATCTTCCGGCTTGGTCGGAGGGTCCTCAATCTCGGGAAAGTCCTCCTCGAGGGGTTCGAGCCCAGCGAGCACCTCGGCGATCGAGGGTTTCCGATCGATCGGTTCGATGATCAGGCGCCGCGCCTCGCGGTGAATGGTCACTTCGTCGGCGTCCAGTTCGAACTCCCGGGGGATTCTCAGGGCCTGATTCCGACCGTTGCGGAACAGGCGTGCTACACGCGCTACTACTGGTTCCGCTCGTTCGTCAACATTCGGCATATGCCGAGCCTATGCCTAGGCGCTCCGCCCGTCAACGAGCGTCGGACCAGTGCCGGTCGGCTGCTAACTTGACGCCCATGCACGCCAAGTCCCGTCTCTCAATCGTCCTGCTCGTCCACCTGGCCCTGCTTTCGACGACCAGTGCGACGTTCGCCCAACCAGCCTCCCAACCCAACATCATCGTCATCCTCGCCGACGACCTCGGCGTCGAGGCGCTCGGCACGTACGGCGGGACGTCCTACGAGACGCCGGAACTCGACCGTATCGCCGCGGAGGGCGTGCGGTTCGAGAACGGGCACTCGCAGCCGCTGTGCACGCCGACCAGGGTCAAGCTGATGACCGGGCTGCACAACTACCGGAACTACCGGGAGTTCATGTATCTCGACCCGGCCGATGTGACCTTCGCCCACGTGCTGGCGCAGGCGGGCTACCGGACGGTGATCTCGGGCAAGTGGCAGTTGACGAACAACCTCTACATGGTCCACGAGGGCGCCTCGCCGCAGCAGGCGGGCTTCGACGAGCACCGGCTGTGGCAGCTCAGGCGGGAGGGTCGCGGTTCGCGTTACTGGGGGCCGACGCTGGTGACGAACGATCGCAAGGAGACCTGGGGCGAGGACGTCTTCGGGCCGGACCTCACCAATGACTTCGTCCTCGAGGCGATCGACCAGCACGCGGCGGCGGATCCCGCGACCCGCGAGCCGCTCTTCATCTACTACCCGATGGCGCTGCCCCACGATCCGTTCGTGACGACGCCGCACGACCGGGACGCGGAGTCGAACCAGGAGCGGTTCGCGGCGATGGTCGCCTACATGGACCACCTGGTGGGCCGCGTCCGGGCGAGACTCGTGGAGCACGAACTCGACCGGAACACGCTGGTGCTGTTCATCGGCGACAACGGCACCTCGACCCGGATCACGTCGGTCCGCGACGGCCGGGAGGTCCCCGGCGGCAAGGGACGGTCGCTGCAGACGGGAAGCCATGTGCCTTACCTGGCCTGGTGGCCGGGCACGATCCCGACCGGGCAGGTGAACGACACCCTGGTCGACGTCGGCGACGTGTTCCCGACCCTGGTCGAAGCGGCCGGCGCCCGGCTGCCGCCGGGCCTCGCCGTCGACGGCGAGAGCCTGCTGCCGATGCTCAAGGGCGGCCCGGCGCTCGACCGCGATGCCCTGTTCATCCACTACGAGTCGCGCTGGTACGCGGGCCCTCCGGCGCGCTATGCCTTCGACCAACGCTTCAAGCGCTACGACAACGGTCGCCTGTTCGACGTCGCCGCCGACCCGAGCGAGCAGTCGCCGCTCGATCCGGCGAACCTCGCGCAGGAGGACGCCGCCCGCGTCGAGGCGATCGACTCCCTGCTCGCCTCCAAACCGGGAGCGATCCGCACCGCCGGCGCCTGGCGGCCGCCGACCCCCGCCGCCAACCGATGGACGCCGCCCGCCCACCGGCCGAACATCCTGCTGTTCATCGCCGACGACATGACGTTCAGCGACGCCGGCGCGCTGGGCAACCCGCAGGTTCACACACCGAACCTCGATCGCCTGACAGAGCAGGGGACGACCTTCACCCACATGTACACGGCAACCGCGATGTGCTCGCCTACCCGGCACATGCTTTACACCGGCCAGTACCCGGTGCGGAGCGGCGCCTACCCGAACCACGCCAAGGCGAAGCCCGGCACGAAGAGCGTCGTCCACTACCTGACAGGCCTCGGTTACCGGGTCGGCCTGGCCGGCAAGTCACACGTGGCGCCGGAAGACGTCTACCCGTTCGAGAAGGTCGCGGGGCGCGACCTCGATCCTGAGCGGATCGGCGAGTTCATCGGCCGCGACGGGGAGCAGCCGTTCGCGCTGATCGTCGCCTCGACGGAACCTCACCAGCCCTGGAGCAAGGGTGATCCGTCCCGGTACGAGGCGGCGTCCCTCGAACTGCCGCCCTACTTCGTCGACACGCCGGAAACCCGCGAGGCGCTGACCCGCTACTACGCCGAGATCACCTTCATGGACGGCCAGCTCGGCCAGGTCCTCGACCTGCTCCGGGAGCATGCCGCGCACGAGAACACGCTGACCATGTTCTACAGCGAGCAGGGGATCAGCGGCCC
Above is a window of Acidobacteriota bacterium DNA encoding:
- a CDS encoding S41 family peptidase, which encodes MTVTRQFQRAARCGVALLALATIPTPGLAQTGEPTRLLRFPDLAGDRVAFTYAGDIWLAPAAGGTATRLTSHPGLELFAKFSPDGQWIAFTGQYDGDEQVYVVPAAGGAPRQLTFYPAAGPLAPRWGYDYQVYGWSPDGESVLFRSLRDGWDLGDTKLFLVDVSGGLPRALPMPESGGGDLSPDGKRVVYSPVTRDFRHWKRYEGGWAQDLWILDIESLESIQVTNHKRSDRDPMWIGDTIYFSSDRDGTLNLYAYDTASGDIEQLTEEDRWDVRWPSADKANRRIVYEKAGSLEIFDTASGSARAVPVHVPTDQLARRPSRVSASNRVSGYSLSPKAKRAAFSARGDIFSVPVEHGPTRNLTHSSGANDRDPAWSPDGRRIAFTSDRSGETEIWVVDQDGSSEPVQLTEGSVGRHYNNLLWSPGSDRIAFIDQQGRLGIVEAGDRTGDGAATGPREVIEVADDSRPFGTSYDWSPKGDYLAVELGDPNEFGSIHLFEVENRTLTRVTSEMWNDFFPVFGAGGDYLFFLSDRQFQPQIGSFEYNYAADRETYIYALALREDTAHPFPPRSDEVEIEEEEEDDDAEGEEDGDGGKEHESDADSDDEEDDIEDDGKDGDRIDLDGIAGRVARVPVDADNYFGLGAAEGKLLYVRGGAGYLGRSSDVQTEVFSYDLKARESKSLAKGIGGLVLSGDRRKLLVSERGSFRLLDVGGGEAKTISLAGLTIDRVPADEWVQIFDEVWRRFRDFFYAPNMHGYDWEALREQYRPLLAHVGHRSDLNYLMSEMVAELNVSHAYVSGGDYEAPDRPRAALLGARFELDEDAGRYRIARIFEGQNEEPRYRSPLTEIGVGIDAGDYLFAIQGRELTPDTNPFQLLREAGRGSLELTVGSSPDRGEARNVLVDPIASEDALIYLAWTERSRRIVEELGGGRIGYLHIPDMSASGIREWIKWYYGQVRKDAMVVDVRSNGGGNVSPMIIERLRRETLMLDFERNRDSVDTSPGGVFHGHLVCVIDEDTASDGDQFAYQFRRAGLGAIVGKRSWGGVVGIYGRAPLIDGGSVNVPEAGSADPEGNWVIEGYGVDPDIEVTNLPRDILEGRDPQLAKAVELLLEKLAEDPRTLPGRPADPIKTP
- a CDS encoding PQQ-binding-like beta-propeller repeat protein, with amino-acid sequence MSKSLHLLLAATFAAAPAIAAESNDWPGFRGTDGSGIARSGPGPAADLDLDRHLLWKAKIEGRGHSSPVISDGRVFLTTAIVGDLIPGAGPPEHSFGGQPFKHPQSVDGNRHHTMRVIALDAEQGDLLWSHTAYAGRVYDDRHSDSSYASPTPVTDGERVYAYFGSEGVYAYTVDGEPVWERDIGDIKTVGLGVGTSPVLHDGLLIVLADEDSGDDSFIVALDAATGEEVWKRDRPVQASWATPVPVEHEGQKQLLTTGYEYVIAYDPADGSELWRATGLQNNAIHIPMTVDHLAVFTSGYPGKVVFAIPLASRGDLTGDDPRVWTYRKGTGYVPSNLLYDGLLYLTNDGGVITCLDARTGEVVYEGGRLPIRGRYSASMVGGGGRILMVNTDGDAALFRAGREHEVLGSFSLGESVWATPAIVGDRLYIRGSEHLFALGPPTEEGAAATGGRSDAP
- a CDS encoding glycosyltransferase, producing MSPARSSTELPATRPAGRVAVLLPCLNEEATIGSVVGQFHTALPEASIYVCDNGSEDATAEAARRAGAEVLVEEERGKGRAVRRLFREVDADVFLIADGDGTYDAGSAGRLVSTLAGRYLDMVVAVRRSTEPGAYTPIRRLGNRLFSLLARWRCHRAVRDLLSGYRAFSRRYVDAFPAHSDGFEVETEMTLFAASAGMAWDEIECPYFARPPGSRSKLHAFRDGLRILQTLLWAPAAAAGEQRLGGLRAAVLVAAVTIVATASFLSLNWLAATADPEPVADALRASYEHPERTLEDSAERFNDCLLSLMALDRGGTLGERTVSPRRVYRYTRPQRPCDALEQRLSLGAVDDSDYLTVFYHQYWAGQRVMLQWLLPPLGVDGLRRTLRMLTFGLLGLGFVGALGRTVLLFTRREPESGSREGAGNPKHWREHLFQATALAALFLCLFLFLDLDRRAGSFTTGASNLLTLALLVAVPAFGIANWKPGRQVLLFAGFGAAIAYHELLFGSALIGLVCVLLALSTAPPPVHATVAVARNWWPALYLRCGGAYVGSLSAVFLLRVVIAEFVFREPVLFKFWDQLTHRLYGAPRSSIHPDIDVFYASRPTMERFLERVGNNLGTVGFGSTAVALILIGGAALTLIAATVLVLKRRRSLEEPWRWLGVLAAGWCVPAWYVVFSAHSMAHVPVAIRLLALPYAAAAILIVGAAVFGRRSVVA
- a CDS encoding type II toxin-antitoxin system VapC family toxin, which produces MLRYLLDTNAVSQLIRRPDGQVAQRVAALEPGSFAINVIVAAELRYGAERRGSSRLTRQLEAVLSAIDVLPLEEPVDRHYGEIRSELEGSGRPIGFNDLLIAAHARALGLTLVTNNVGEFRRVSGLSVEDWQ
- a CDS encoding AbrB/MazE/SpoVT family DNA-binding domain-containing protein; this encodes MPNVDERAEPVVARVARLFRNGRNQALRIPREFELDADEVTIHREARRLIIEPIDRKPSIAEVLAGLEPLEEDFPEIEDPPTKPEDLL
- a CDS encoding sulfatase-like hydrolase/transferase — protein: MHAKSRLSIVLLVHLALLSTTSATFAQPASQPNIIVILADDLGVEALGTYGGTSYETPELDRIAAEGVRFENGHSQPLCTPTRVKLMTGLHNYRNYREFMYLDPADVTFAHVLAQAGYRTVISGKWQLTNNLYMVHEGASPQQAGFDEHRLWQLRREGRGSRYWGPTLVTNDRKETWGEDVFGPDLTNDFVLEAIDQHAAADPATREPLFIYYPMALPHDPFVTTPHDRDAESNQERFAAMVAYMDHLVGRVRARLVEHELDRNTLVLFIGDNGTSTRITSVRDGREVPGGKGRSLQTGSHVPYLAWWPGTIPTGQVNDTLVDVGDVFPTLVEAAGARLPPGLAVDGESLLPMLKGGPALDRDALFIHYESRWYAGPPARYAFDQRFKRYDNGRLFDVAADPSEQSPLDPANLAQEDAARVEAIDSLLASKPGAIRTAGAWRPPTPAANRWTPPAHRPNILLFIADDMTFSDAGALGNPQVHTPNLDRLTEQGTTFTHMYTATAMCSPTRHMLYTGQYPVRSGAYPNHAKAKPGTKSVVHYLTGLGYRVGLAGKSHVAPEDVYPFEKVAGRDLDPERIGEFIGRDGEQPFALIVASTEPHQPWSKGDPSRYEAASLELPPYFVDTPETREALTRYYAEITFMDGQLGQVLDLLREHAAHENTLTMFYSEQGISGPLAKWTLYEAGIRTSLVARWARRIPAGQTSAALLQINDLLPTWIEAAGGAVPPEIEGRSMLDLLLEPGPKHRDVVYGIQTTTGIIANLEPYPIRSVRDERYKLIWNIAHENRFTNLVTEENRDGFYFSWRDAAETDPAAQALYERYQHRPEFEFFDLEADPHELTNLAADPAHRETIETLHKQLQAWMADQGDAGLQTEIEAPEHQSRPR